Proteins co-encoded in one Aquincola tertiaricarbonis genomic window:
- a CDS encoding FadR/GntR family transcriptional regulator produces MRRRPRTLALELVDALGDRIREGHLKVGDKLPTEAAIMGEFGVSRTVVREAISKLQASGLVETRHGIGTFVRGVGDEAEPFRIDREQLGTLRDVIALLELRIGMETEACGLAAQRRTPDNLAAMRQALDAFAKALEEDGDTVGPDFQFHVEIARATQNTHFIGLMNYLGAMIIPRARLNGADVLDAERREYLRRVNGEHESIYDAIVHQDPEGARAAMRTHLANSRERRRRATALAERG; encoded by the coding sequence GTGCGCCGCCGCCCCCGCACCCTGGCGCTGGAGCTGGTGGATGCGCTGGGCGACCGCATCCGCGAAGGCCATCTCAAGGTGGGCGACAAGCTGCCCACCGAGGCGGCCATCATGGGCGAGTTCGGCGTCAGCCGCACCGTGGTGCGCGAGGCCATCTCCAAGCTGCAGGCCTCGGGCCTGGTGGAAACGCGCCACGGCATCGGCACCTTCGTGCGCGGCGTGGGCGACGAGGCCGAGCCCTTTCGCATCGACCGTGAGCAGCTGGGCACGCTGCGCGACGTGATCGCGCTGCTGGAGCTGCGCATCGGCATGGAAACCGAGGCCTGCGGCCTGGCCGCCCAGCGCCGCACGCCCGACAACCTGGCCGCGATGCGCCAGGCGCTGGACGCCTTTGCCAAGGCGCTGGAAGAAGACGGCGACACCGTGGGCCCCGACTTCCAGTTCCATGTGGAGATCGCCCGGGCCACGCAGAACACCCACTTCATCGGGCTGATGAACTACCTGGGCGCGATGATCATCCCGCGCGCCCGCCTCAACGGCGCCGACGTGCTGGACGCCGAACGGCGTGAATACCTGCGCCGCGTGAACGGCGAGCACGAAAGCATCTACGACGCCATCGTCCACCAGGACCCCGAAGGGGCCCGGGCCGCGATGCGCACCCACCTGGCCAACAGCCGCGAACGCCGACGCCGAGCCACGGCGCTGGCCGAGCGGGGCTGA
- a CDS encoding Bug family tripartite tricarboxylate transporter substrate binding protein — protein MKYTTRRFLQSTAALGLLAAAGWASAQADAWPSKPIRIVVPYTPGGSSDIIARIISQPLQEALKQTVMVENKPGANGNTGSDMVAKAPADGYTLLLCDVGALSISPSVYTKLPFNPSKDLKGVTMLAYSPHLLVVHPSVKANNLKELVAQSKAGQMDFAITAIGSAPHLAGVAVEKATQAKWQYIPYKGGSQALSDTVAGQTQVVMNGMLATLPFVQSGKLKVLGVSKATRVPLLPDVPTIAEQGVKGFESGTWQGILVPAGTPQPVVDKLNAELTRIIRSPEVRSRLTAQGAEVYTMTPAEFGSFFERERKHWATVVAQGNVKLD, from the coding sequence ATGAAGTACACCACCCGCCGATTTCTCCAGTCCACGGCCGCCCTCGGGCTGCTGGCGGCTGCCGGATGGGCCAGCGCGCAGGCCGACGCCTGGCCCAGCAAGCCCATCCGCATCGTGGTGCCCTACACGCCGGGTGGCTCGTCCGACATCATTGCCCGCATCATCAGCCAGCCGCTGCAGGAGGCGCTGAAGCAGACGGTGATGGTCGAGAACAAGCCGGGTGCCAACGGCAACACCGGCAGCGACATGGTGGCCAAGGCCCCGGCCGACGGCTACACGCTGCTGCTGTGCGACGTGGGTGCGCTGTCCATCAGCCCCTCGGTCTACACCAAGCTGCCCTTCAATCCCTCCAAGGACTTGAAGGGCGTGACCATGCTGGCCTACTCGCCCCACCTGCTGGTGGTGCATCCGTCGGTCAAGGCCAACAACCTGAAGGAGCTGGTGGCGCAGTCCAAGGCGGGGCAGATGGACTTCGCCATCACCGCCATCGGCAGCGCGCCGCACCTGGCCGGCGTGGCGGTGGAAAAGGCCACCCAGGCCAAGTGGCAGTACATCCCGTACAAGGGCGGCTCGCAGGCGCTGAGCGACACCGTCGCCGGCCAGACCCAGGTGGTGATGAACGGCATGCTGGCCACGCTGCCTTTCGTGCAGTCGGGCAAGCTCAAGGTGCTGGGCGTGAGCAAGGCCACCCGCGTGCCGCTGCTGCCTGACGTGCCCACCATCGCCGAGCAGGGCGTCAAGGGCTTCGAATCCGGCACCTGGCAAGGCATTCTGGTGCCGGCCGGCACGCCGCAGCCGGTGGTGGACAAACTCAATGCCGAGCTGACCCGCATCATCCGCTCGCCCGAAGTGCGCTCGCGCCTGACCGCGCAGGGTGCCGAGGTCTACACCATGACCCCGGCCGAGTTCGGCAGCTTCTTCGAGCGCGAGCGCAAGCACTGGGCCACCGTGGTGGCGCAGGGTAACGTCAAGCTCGACTGA
- a CDS encoding HpcH/HpaI aldolase family protein, with amino-acid sequence MRENRLRSLWAEGKAAVNGWLAIPNSFSAETMAHQGWDTLTIDLQHGVVDYAAMVGMLQAISTTPTVPVVRVPWLEAGILMKTLDAGAYGVICPMINSRQDAQNLVAWTHYAPRGTRSFGPVRALLYGGPDYAEKANDTIVTFAMIETAQALDHLDDILSVEGLDAIYIGPSDLSLALGCKPVFDDVEPLVAQAIDHILARAKAHGLRAGIHNGRTDVALGRIAKGFDFVTVSSDARLMAAGAQETLARMRAGGAGAPDQSGGY; translated from the coding sequence ATGAGAGAAAACCGCTTGCGATCGCTGTGGGCCGAAGGCAAGGCCGCCGTCAACGGCTGGCTGGCCATTCCCAACAGCTTCTCGGCCGAGACCATGGCCCACCAGGGCTGGGACACCCTCACCATCGACCTGCAGCACGGCGTGGTGGACTACGCCGCCATGGTCGGCATGCTGCAAGCCATCTCCACCACGCCCACGGTGCCGGTGGTGCGCGTGCCCTGGCTGGAAGCCGGCATCCTGATGAAGACGCTGGACGCCGGCGCCTACGGCGTCATCTGCCCGATGATCAACAGCCGGCAGGACGCGCAGAACCTGGTGGCCTGGACCCACTATGCGCCGCGCGGCACCCGCAGCTTCGGCCCGGTGCGTGCGCTGCTGTACGGCGGCCCCGACTATGCCGAGAAGGCCAACGACACCATCGTCACCTTCGCGATGATCGAGACCGCGCAGGCGCTGGACCACCTGGACGACATCCTGTCGGTGGAAGGCCTGGACGCCATCTACATCGGCCCTTCCGACCTGTCGCTGGCCCTGGGCTGCAAGCCGGTGTTCGACGACGTGGAGCCGCTGGTGGCGCAGGCCATCGACCACATCCTGGCGCGTGCCAAGGCCCACGGCTTGCGGGCCGGCATCCACAACGGCCGCACCGACGTGGCGCTGGGCCGCATCGCCAAGGGCTTCGACTTCGTCACCGTCAGCTCCGACGCGCGGCTGATGGCCGCCGGCGCCCAGGAGACGCTGGCCCGCATGCGCGCCGGTGGTGCTGGTGCTCCGGATCAGAGCGGCGGCTACTGA
- the glxR gene encoding 2-hydroxy-3-oxopropionate reductase, with protein sequence MNVMKLGFIGLGIMGTPMAGHLRAAGHELYVHTRSSVPAVLAEAGAVACANATEVAQKADIVFLMVPDTPDVEKVLFGENGVAAGLSKGKTVVDMSSISPIETKAFAKRINELGCDYLDAPVSGGEVGAKAASLTIMVGGEPAVFEKVKPLFELMGKNITLVGGNGDGQTTKVANQIIVALNIAAVGEALLFASKAGADPAKVRQALMGGFAASRILEVHGERMVKRTFNPGFRIGLHQKDLNLALQGAKAIGVALPQTAGAAQLMQVAAAQGWDQLDHSALVKALEVMAGHEVAKGD encoded by the coding sequence ATCAACGTCATGAAACTCGGATTCATCGGCCTGGGCATCATGGGCACGCCGATGGCGGGCCACCTGCGCGCCGCCGGCCATGAGCTGTACGTGCACACCCGCAGCAGCGTGCCGGCCGTGCTGGCCGAAGCCGGCGCCGTGGCCTGCGCCAACGCCACCGAAGTGGCGCAGAAGGCCGACATCGTCTTCTTGATGGTGCCCGACACGCCCGACGTGGAGAAGGTGCTGTTCGGCGAGAACGGTGTGGCCGCGGGCCTCAGCAAGGGCAAGACCGTCGTCGACATGAGCAGCATCTCGCCCATCGAGACCAAGGCCTTCGCCAAGCGCATCAACGAGCTGGGCTGCGACTACCTGGACGCGCCGGTGTCAGGCGGCGAGGTGGGTGCCAAGGCGGCCAGCCTGACCATCATGGTGGGCGGCGAGCCGGCGGTGTTCGAGAAGGTGAAGCCCCTCTTCGAACTGATGGGCAAGAACATCACGCTGGTGGGCGGCAACGGCGACGGCCAGACCACCAAGGTGGCCAACCAGATCATCGTGGCGCTGAACATCGCGGCGGTGGGTGAGGCGTTGCTGTTCGCCAGCAAGGCCGGCGCCGACCCGGCCAAGGTGCGCCAGGCGCTGATGGGCGGCTTCGCGGCCAGCCGCATCCTGGAGGTGCATGGCGAGCGCATGGTCAAGCGGACGTTCAACCCGGGCTTTCGCATCGGGCTGCACCAGAAGGACCTGAACCTGGCGCTGCAGGGCGCCAAGGCCATCGGCGTGGCGCTGCCGCAGACCGCGGGCGCCGCGCAGCTGATGCAGGTGGCCGCCGCCCAGGGCTGGGATCAACTGGATCACTCCGCGCTGGTCAAGGCGCTGGAGGTGATGGCGGGGCATGAGGTGGCGAAGGGGGACTGA
- a CDS encoding type II toxin-antitoxin system Phd/YefM family antitoxin — protein sequence MQTWQMQDAKARLSEVVKRAEQDGPQDITVHGKSVAVVLSRAAFERMSGQQASLLAFMQASPLAGLDDELVIERDASLTRDVSL from the coding sequence ATGCAGACGTGGCAGATGCAGGACGCCAAGGCGCGCCTGTCGGAAGTGGTCAAGCGCGCGGAACAGGATGGCCCGCAGGACATCACGGTGCACGGCAAGTCGGTGGCGGTGGTGCTCTCCCGGGCGGCGTTCGAGCGCATGTCGGGCCAGCAGGCTTCACTGCTGGCGTTCATGCAGGCGTCGCCTTTGGCAGGGCTGGATGACGAGCTGGTGATCGAGCGCGACGCGAGTCTGACGCGCGACGTGTCACTGTGA
- a CDS encoding DMT family transporter: MQADRRVHAPTIFSPIDALLLLVAIIWGGSYSAAKVATGQLLVLQFLVLRFGLTFLLLLPALRGLAVPGWRPALVGASGLGLNLLAIFVCETFGVSLTTASNAAFLISLCVAFTPLCEWVLLKTRPSSGMLAAAGLSLCGAGLLAFQHGGTAGLNGGDALMVLAALLRGVMVCMTRRHGARHALPALTLTAVQTGVMTLGATALMLALHGTAWQPLPADAGFWWAMAFLVLLSTLLAFFAQNYAASRTSPSRVALLMGSEPLWGALIAVFWMGEPMSLQGWLGGLLIVGSAWWATRPGSSPRA, translated from the coding sequence ATGCAGGCCGACCGGCGCGTTCACGCCCCCACGATCTTCAGCCCCATCGACGCCCTGCTGCTGCTGGTGGCCATCATCTGGGGCGGCAGCTACAGCGCCGCCAAGGTGGCCACCGGGCAGTTGTTGGTGCTGCAGTTCCTGGTGCTGCGCTTCGGGCTCACCTTCTTGCTGCTGCTGCCGGCCTTGCGCGGGCTGGCCGTTCCGGGCTGGCGGCCCGCGCTGGTCGGCGCTTCGGGGCTGGGGCTCAACCTGCTGGCCATCTTCGTCTGCGAGACCTTCGGCGTGTCACTGACCACGGCCAGCAACGCGGCCTTCTTGATCAGCCTGTGCGTGGCCTTCACGCCGCTGTGCGAATGGGTGCTGCTGAAGACCCGACCGAGTAGCGGCATGCTGGCAGCGGCCGGCCTGTCCTTGTGCGGCGCCGGGCTGCTGGCCTTCCAGCACGGCGGGACTGCCGGGCTCAATGGCGGGGACGCGCTGATGGTGCTGGCTGCTTTGCTGCGGGGCGTGATGGTGTGCATGACGCGCCGCCACGGCGCCCGCCACGCGCTGCCGGCCCTGACGCTCACGGCCGTGCAGACGGGCGTGATGACGCTGGGCGCCACGGCCTTGATGCTGGCGCTGCACGGTACCGCGTGGCAGCCGCTGCCGGCCGACGCCGGCTTCTGGTGGGCGATGGCCTTTCTGGTGCTGCTGTCCACGCTGCTGGCCTTCTTCGCGCAGAACTACGCGGCCAGTCGCACCAGCCCTTCGCGCGTGGCCCTGCTCATGGGCAGCGAGCCGCTCTGGGGCGCGCTGATCGCCGTCTTCTGGATGGGCGAGCCGATGAGCCTGCAGGGCTGGCTGGGCGGCTTGCTGATCGTGGGTTCGGCGTGGTGGGCGACTCGGCCGGGCAGCAGCCCTCGTGCGTGA
- a CDS encoding LysR family transcriptional regulator: MGNDDFLKVMHELVAFVRVAEAGSFSTAARRQGQTPSAVSRQVARLERAMGVSLLQRSTRQLRLTDAGLEVLERGREMVAAAQATLRVAEGHVGEPRGRVRISAPKAFARHVLHQPLLDFLQRHRQVDVQLLVADRPVDPLREGIDLVVRLTDDPPQGLVARALMPVRQWVVASPGYLAAHEAIQRPEDLMAHSCLSLGEQARDSRWRFSRADEAVEVVADGRYTVNHSEMRLAAVEAGLGVGCVPDFVAHEALAAGRVVRLLPEWAFDTNYQGVAYLLFSASCYTAPKMRALIDHLVAALRPAPVTAAG; the protein is encoded by the coding sequence GTGGGCAACGATGATTTCTTGAAGGTGATGCACGAGCTGGTCGCCTTCGTGCGGGTGGCGGAGGCGGGCAGCTTCTCGACCGCGGCGCGGCGCCAGGGCCAGACGCCTTCGGCCGTGAGCCGACAGGTGGCGCGGCTGGAAAGGGCCATGGGCGTTTCGCTGCTGCAGCGCTCCACCCGGCAGCTGCGGCTGACGGATGCCGGACTGGAGGTGCTGGAGCGTGGGCGCGAGATGGTGGCCGCCGCGCAGGCCACGCTGCGGGTGGCCGAAGGCCATGTCGGCGAGCCCCGCGGGCGCGTGCGCATCAGCGCGCCCAAGGCCTTTGCGCGCCACGTGCTGCACCAGCCGCTGCTCGACTTCCTGCAGCGCCATCGCCAGGTCGACGTGCAGTTGCTGGTGGCCGATCGGCCGGTGGACCCGCTGCGCGAGGGCATCGACCTGGTGGTGCGCCTGACCGACGACCCACCGCAAGGCCTGGTCGCGCGGGCGCTGATGCCGGTGCGCCAGTGGGTGGTCGCCAGCCCGGGCTACCTGGCAGCGCATGAGGCCATCCAGCGGCCCGAGGACTTGATGGCGCACAGCTGCCTGTCGCTGGGCGAACAGGCCCGCGACAGCCGCTGGCGCTTCAGCCGCGCCGACGAGGCGGTGGAGGTCGTGGCGGACGGCCGCTACACCGTGAACCACAGCGAGATGCGCCTGGCCGCCGTCGAGGCCGGCCTGGGCGTGGGCTGCGTGCCCGACTTCGTGGCCCATGAGGCCCTGGCCGCCGGCCGGGTGGTGCGCCTGTTGCCCGAGTGGGCCTTCGACACCAACTACCAGGGCGTGGCTTACCTGCTGTTTTCAGCCAGCTGCTACACGGCGCCGAAGATGCGCGCCCTGATCGACCATCTGGTGGCGGCGCTGCGGCCGGCGCCGGTCACTGCGGCCGGATGA
- a CDS encoding 3',5'-nucleoside bisphosphate phosphatase, producing the protein MTTATAATDLLNADLHCHSQVSDGTLTPEGLAARAAANGVQLWALTDHDEVGGLHRARDAALAVGLNYLTGAEISVTFAGITVHIVGLGFDIDDRALREGLERTRGGREERAREMAASLAQVGIHGAFEGALQYVGNPELISRTHFARHLVATGVCADTSEVFRRFLTEGKPGYVPHRWAKLGDAVRWIVDAGGMAVIAHPGRYAFTPTEEYALFTEFIAHGGQGVEVITGSHNQADYVKYADMAKEFDLYASRGSDFHSPEESHTDLGALPYLPGQLKPVWEGLESRIIRPQ; encoded by the coding sequence ATGACCACAGCCACTGCCGCCACCGACCTGCTGAACGCCGACCTGCACTGCCACTCGCAAGTGTCGGACGGCACCTTGACGCCCGAGGGGCTGGCTGCGCGGGCGGCCGCCAACGGCGTGCAGCTGTGGGCGCTGACCGACCACGACGAAGTGGGCGGCCTGCACCGCGCCCGCGACGCGGCGCTGGCGGTGGGCCTGAACTACCTCACCGGCGCCGAGATCTCGGTGACCTTTGCCGGCATCACGGTACACATCGTGGGCCTGGGCTTCGACATCGACGACCGCGCGCTGCGCGAGGGCCTGGAACGCACCCGAGGCGGGCGCGAGGAGCGGGCGCGCGAAATGGCGGCCAGCCTGGCGCAGGTGGGTATTCACGGCGCATTCGAAGGTGCGCTGCAGTACGTGGGCAACCCCGAGCTGATCAGCCGCACCCACTTCGCGCGGCACCTGGTGGCCACCGGCGTGTGCGCCGACACCTCTGAAGTGTTTCGCCGCTTCCTCACCGAAGGCAAGCCCGGCTACGTGCCCCACCGCTGGGCGAAGCTGGGCGACGCGGTGCGCTGGATCGTCGATGCCGGTGGCATGGCCGTGATCGCCCACCCGGGCCGCTACGCCTTCACGCCCACCGAGGAATACGCCCTCTTCACCGAATTCATCGCCCACGGCGGGCAAGGCGTGGAAGTGATCACCGGCAGCCACAACCAGGCCGACTACGTGAAGTACGCCGACATGGCCAAGGAGTTCGACCTCTACGCCTCGCGCGGCAGCGACTTCCACTCGCCCGAAGAAAGCCACACCGACCTGGGCGCCCTGCCCTACCTGCCGGGGCAGTTGAAGCCGGTGTGGGAGGGGTTGGAAAGCAGGATCATCCGGCCGCAGTGA
- a CDS encoding PQQ-dependent sugar dehydrogenase: protein MKRSLLAFAAGCALWAATMAVHAAEPRTVTVARGLQNPWALAFLPDGRMLVTEKAGRLRIVAADGTVGKPLAGLPKVDAGGQGGLLDVVVDPRFADNRRVYWSYSEPGDGGLNGTAVARATLQGDSLSDVKVIFRQAPKHNGGSHFGSRLVFDRSGALFVTLGDRFSLKDDAQVLGNHIGKIVRITTDGEPAPDNPFTGPAAKAEARPELWSYGHRNVQGAALHPETGELWATEHGPQGGDELNRVEKGRNHGWPVITYGRNYGLGTRIGEGETRDDVVPPLRHWVPVSIAPSGLAFLTSDRYPGWQGNLFMGALRGQALLRLQLDGARVVGEERLLTRLGQRIRDVRQGPDGWLYVLTDNADGRILRLQP, encoded by the coding sequence ATGAAACGCTCTTTGCTCGCCTTTGCCGCCGGTTGCGCCCTGTGGGCGGCCACGATGGCGGTGCACGCGGCCGAGCCGCGCACCGTCACCGTGGCCCGCGGGCTGCAGAACCCCTGGGCCCTGGCGTTCCTGCCCGATGGCCGCATGCTGGTCACCGAAAAGGCCGGGCGGCTGCGCATCGTGGCGGCCGACGGCACGGTGGGCAAGCCGTTGGCCGGGCTGCCCAAGGTGGATGCCGGCGGCCAGGGCGGCTTGCTGGACGTGGTGGTGGACCCGCGTTTCGCGGACAACCGCCGCGTCTACTGGAGCTACAGCGAGCCCGGCGACGGCGGCCTCAACGGCACCGCGGTGGCCCGCGCCACGCTGCAGGGCGACAGCCTGTCCGACGTGAAGGTGATCTTCCGCCAGGCCCCCAAGCACAACGGCGGCAGCCACTTCGGCTCGCGCCTGGTGTTCGACCGCAGCGGTGCGCTGTTCGTCACCCTCGGCGACCGCTTCTCGCTCAAGGACGATGCCCAGGTGCTGGGCAACCACATCGGCAAGATCGTGCGCATCACCACCGACGGTGAGCCGGCGCCTGACAACCCCTTCACTGGCCCGGCCGCCAAGGCCGAGGCCCGGCCCGAGCTGTGGAGCTACGGCCACCGCAACGTGCAGGGCGCGGCGCTGCACCCCGAGACGGGCGAGCTGTGGGCCACCGAACACGGCCCCCAGGGCGGCGACGAACTCAACCGGGTGGAGAAGGGCCGCAACCACGGCTGGCCGGTGATCACCTACGGCCGCAACTACGGCCTGGGCACCCGCATCGGCGAAGGCGAGACCCGCGACGACGTGGTGCCCCCGTTGCGCCACTGGGTGCCGGTGTCCATCGCGCCCTCGGGCCTGGCCTTTCTGACCAGCGACCGCTACCCTGGCTGGCAGGGCAACCTGTTCATGGGCGCGCTGCGCGGCCAGGCGCTGCTGCGGCTGCAGCTGGACGGCGCGCGCGTGGTCGGCGAAGAACGGCTGCTGACGCGCCTGGGCCAGCGCATCCGCGACGTCCGCCAGGGTCCCGATGGCTGGTTGTACGTGCTGACCGACAACGCCGACGGGCGCATCCTGCGGCTGCAGCCCTGA
- the recJ gene encoding single-stranded-DNA-specific exonuclease RecJ produces the protein MLLEARDVPPRVAFALEQAGVHPLLARLFAARGVRTPDDLDDGLGRLLPPASLHGTQAAAVLLADTLARGGRICIVADYDCDGATACAVALRGLAMLGARPGTLRYVVPDRALHGYGLTPTVVDLAMQQQPDLLVTVDNGIASLEGVAHARKLGLQVLVTDHHLPALVGTQVVLPEADVIVNPNQPACSFESKSLAGVGVMFYVLLALRAELRARGVFDAASQPKLDALLDLVALGTVADVVKLDANNRRLVAQGLKRIRAGRMQPGVAALFSAAGRHASRASAFDFGFALGPRINAAGRLADMTLGIECLITDDSARATELAAQLDAINRERRTVESGMRDQAEALLDRLMPDGEAPPALAIFDYEFHEGVVGIVAGRLKDRLHRPTFVFARGQDGLLKGSGRSIPGFHLRDALDLVSKRHPGVLKKFGGHAMAAGCTLDESGFATFAEALQQVAREWLDADTLQRRLRTDGALPVEYYNAETVQVLDGQVWGQSFEAPTFCDEVDVVAQRLVGEKHLKLRLRLGGQLRDAIWFGRVEPLPPRARLAYRICLDEYQGQQRVQMMVEASV, from the coding sequence ATCCTGCTGGAAGCCCGCGACGTGCCGCCGCGGGTGGCCTTTGCGCTGGAGCAGGCCGGCGTGCACCCGCTGCTGGCCCGCCTGTTCGCGGCGCGCGGCGTGCGCACGCCCGACGACCTGGACGACGGCCTGGGCCGTCTGCTGCCGCCCGCCAGCCTGCACGGCACGCAGGCCGCCGCGGTGCTGCTGGCCGACACCCTGGCCCGCGGCGGCCGCATCTGCATCGTGGCCGACTACGACTGCGACGGCGCCACGGCCTGCGCCGTGGCCCTGCGCGGCCTGGCCATGCTGGGCGCACGGCCCGGCACGCTGCGCTACGTGGTGCCCGACCGGGCGCTGCACGGCTACGGCCTCACGCCCACCGTCGTCGACCTGGCGATGCAGCAGCAGCCCGACCTGCTGGTGACGGTGGACAACGGCATCGCCAGCCTGGAGGGCGTGGCCCATGCCCGCAAACTGGGCCTGCAGGTGCTGGTGACCGACCACCACCTGCCCGCGCTGGTAGGCACCCAGGTGGTGCTGCCCGAGGCCGACGTGATCGTGAACCCCAACCAGCCGGCCTGCAGCTTCGAGAGCAAGTCGCTGGCCGGTGTGGGCGTGATGTTCTACGTGCTGCTGGCGTTGCGGGCCGAGCTGCGTGCACGTGGCGTGTTCGACGCCGCCAGCCAGCCCAAGCTGGATGCGCTGCTCGACCTGGTGGCCCTGGGCACCGTGGCCGACGTGGTGAAGCTCGATGCCAACAACCGCCGCCTGGTGGCCCAGGGGCTCAAGCGCATCCGCGCCGGGCGCATGCAGCCGGGCGTGGCGGCGCTGTTCAGCGCAGCCGGGCGCCATGCCAGCCGGGCCAGCGCCTTCGACTTCGGCTTTGCGCTGGGCCCGCGCATCAACGCGGCCGGCCGGCTGGCCGACATGACACTGGGCATCGAATGCCTGATCACCGACGACAGCGCCCGCGCCACCGAGCTGGCCGCGCAGCTGGACGCCATCAACCGTGAGCGGCGCACCGTGGAAAGCGGCATGCGCGACCAGGCCGAGGCCTTGCTCGACCGGCTGATGCCGGACGGCGAGGCGCCGCCCGCGCTGGCGATCTTCGACTACGAGTTCCACGAGGGCGTGGTGGGCATCGTGGCGGGCCGCCTGAAAGACCGGCTGCACCGGCCCACTTTCGTGTTTGCGCGTGGGCAGGACGGGCTGCTCAAGGGCTCGGGCCGCAGCATTCCGGGCTTTCACCTGCGCGATGCGCTGGACCTGGTGAGCAAGCGCCACCCTGGCGTGCTGAAGAAGTTCGGCGGCCATGCCATGGCCGCCGGCTGCACGCTGGACGAGAGCGGCTTTGCCACCTTTGCCGAGGCGCTGCAGCAGGTGGCCCGTGAATGGCTGGACGCCGACACCCTGCAACGCCGGCTGCGCACCGACGGCGCGCTGCCGGTGGAGTACTACAACGCCGAGACGGTGCAGGTGCTGGACGGCCAGGTGTGGGGCCAATCGTTCGAAGCGCCCACCTTCTGCGACGAGGTGGACGTGGTGGCCCAGCGCCTGGTGGGCGAAAAGCACCTGAAGCTGCGGCTGCGCCTGGGCGGCCAGCTGCGCGACGCCATCTGGTTCGGCCGCGTGGAGCCGCTGCCGCCCCGCGCGCGGCTGGCCTACCGCATCTGCCTGGACGAATACCAGGGGCAGCAGCGGGTACAGATGATGGTCGAAGCTTCGGTGTGA